TTTAGGAAATGCTCAAGATGGTGTAGGAAATACGATGAATGATGGGGAAATAATAATACACGGAATAGCAGGAGATATCATAGGATATGGTATGAGAGGAGGAAGTATTTATATTAAAGGAAATGTAGGATATAGAGTAGGAATACATATGAAAGAATATCAAGAAAAAATACCTGTAATTGTGATAGGAGGATATGCTGGAGATTTCTTGGGAGAGTACATGGCAGGTGGAAGAATCATTGTACTAGGATTGGATCTTAATAATAAAGAAGACATTGTAGGATACTATTGTAGTACGGGAATTCACGGAGGAGTAATATATTTAAGAGGTTTTGTACCAGAATATAAGTTAGGAAAGGAAGGAAAAGTCTTAGAAACTGATGAAAAGGATATGGATTTCATATCCTTTCATGTTAAAAAATTTTCTGAGTACTTCCATATTGATTATGAATACATAATTTCTGAAAAATTTTATAAAATAGTACCTTATAATAAAAGACCCTATGGAAATCTTTATGCATACTGAGGATTTAATTGGCTTAGGGATTTATTACCTTTGGCAATGGTAGGAGAAACTGATGTTAAAGTTGTGATTATTATTTTAGGCTTTCAATTGGCAAAAGTTTAGATATAAACTGCTGCCACATCTTTTTCTATATCCTGCCATCTCTTTCAATTTATTTCCAATTTCGCTATCAACTATACCCATATCCACATAACCACTCTTTGCTAGTATATGCCTTCCTATGTCAAAAATAGCTTCTAAAGTTCTTCTAAGGAGGCTTTCACAAGCAGCTGTAAGCTTTTTATCAGAAATTTGCGATAAATCGTAGAGTTCCTCTATAAACTTATCATAATCATATTTAAAATCTGCGTATCCTCTCAAAATCATCATTTCGTAATTTTCTTTAAATTCTTCTGAGTAAGGTTATATGAGGTTATCATTAATATATTGATCTGTCAAAAAAGGGAAGAATTGTTTTTGGAGAATTCAAGATAATTAAATCCTTTAAATATTTACAATTCCATAGATAAAAAATTGCCCCCTCTCTTCGAGGGGGCTTAGTTATTTATCATACTACAGTATAGGTAGATAAGTTTCTATTTCAAAATCAGTAACATGTCTTCGGTAATTATTCCATTCAATCTTTTTGTTTTCTATAAAATTCGTAAATACATGCTCACCTAAAGCTTTCTTAACTACCTCACTATTCTCAGCCAATTCTATAGCCTCTATCAGACTGCCTGGAAGACTCTTTATTCCTCTTTTTTCTCTTTCCTCTTCTGACATATGGTACACGTTTTCTTCTATAGGCTCAGGTAATTCATAACCTTTTTCTATTCCTTCTAATCCTGCTGTTAAAAGTACTGCAAAAGCAAGATAAGGATTACATGCAGGATCAGGAGCTCTATATTCTATTCTTGTTGCTTCTTCTTTCCCAGGTTTATATAGAGGAACTCTTATAAGATCTGATCTATTCCTCATTGCCCAAGATATGTATACTGGTGCCTCATAACCTGGCACTAATCTTTTATAAGAATTTACCCATTGATTTGTTACGAGTGTTATCTCCCTTGCATGTTTAAGTAATCCTGCTATAAACCCTTTTGCTGTTTTAGATAAGTGGTATTTATCATTTGCATCGAAAAAGGCATTTCTACCATCTTTAAATAAACTCATGTGGACATGCATACCTGAACCATTCTGACCATAAATTGGCTTTGGCATAAAGGTAGCATATACTCCATTCAAATATGCTACTTCTTTTATAACTAATCTTGCAGTCATAACTATATCTGCCATAGTTAAAGCATCTTGATACCTAAAATCTATTTCGTGTTGTGAGGGAGCAACTTCATGATGGGTAAATTCTACCTTTATGCCCATTTCTTCCAACATCGTTACTGTTTGATTTCTTAAATCTATTGCTTCATCCCTTGGGATTAAGTCAAAATATCCTCCCCAATCAAGAACTTCTGGCTTTTCACTAGATTTTAAATAAAAGAACTCTAATTCAGGTCCAACATAGTAAGTAAAACCTTTCTCCTTTGCCTTTCTTAGTACATTTTTTAGTACATTCCGAGGATCTCCCTCAAAGGGTCTACCATCAGGCTCTTTGATTGTTGCAAACATTCTTGCTGCTTTTACATCTTTTCTCCAAGGCAAAATTGCAAAAGTTTCTGGCTCAGGAAAAGCTACCATATCACTTTCTTCTATTCTTGTATATCCCCTTACCGAAGAGCCATCAAAGCCAAGTCCCTCTTCAAAAGCCTTTTCAAGCTCTCTTGGAGTTATAGTAAAACTTTTAAGAAATCCCAATATATCTGTAAACCAGATCTCAATAAATTTTACATTCTCCTCTTTTACGAACTTTAATACTTCTTCTTTAGTTTTTGGAAAATCTCTAGTCATAAATATATACCTCCTTTTAAAAATATTTTTAAAATGGGAACTAAAATATAGCTTTATCTCCTCTTTCTCCAGTTCTGATACGAATTGCATCCTCTATGTTATAAATAAATATTTTACCATCTCCAATATTTCCAGATCGAGCAAAATTGACTACTATATCGACTACCTTTTCTACTTCAGAGTCTGGCACCACCATCTCTATCTTCACCTTTGGTAATAAGTTTATACTAACTTCTACTCCTCTATAAAACTCTGTTCTTCCTTTCTGAAACCCACAACCAAAAACTTGTGTAACAGTCATTCCCTTTATTCCAATAGAATTTAAAGCTTCTTTTACTTCTTCAAGCTTTTCAGGTCTTATGATACACTCAATTTTTTTCATACATATCACCACCTTTTTTCATTACTTAACCAAAGAGGATTTTACTACAAAGTCTCCATAAGCTACAGAACCATGCTCTGCTATATCAAGTCCTTCTACTTCTTCCTTTTCGGAAACTCTAAGTCCTACGGTTTTCTTAATTATCGAGAAAAGAATATAGGCAGTAACAGAGGTCCACAAAAACACTGATAAAACTCCAGATACCTGAACTATAAGTTGCTTTAGTCCCCCGCCATATAATAATCCTGTCTCTTCTGCTAAGAATCCAACCATTATTGTACCAAAAGCTCCACAAACACCATGTACGGAAATAGCTCCCACAGGATCATCTATCTTGACTTTTTGATCCAAATATTCCACTGAAAGTACTACTAATAATCCAGCTAATCCTCCGATTAAAGCAGAACCCCAAATATTTACAGAAGCACAACCTGCTGTTATTGCTACAAGTCCTGCTAAGGCTCCATTTAAAGTCATACTTACATCTGGTTTCTTATACTTTATCCATGTAAAAATCATAGCTAGATTTGCTCCCATTGCTGCAGCAATATTAGTGTTTACTGCAATTTTACCTATAGCCTTATTCATCCCTGAAAGAGTAGACCCTGGGTTAAAACCAAACCATCCAAACCATAATATAAAAACACCAAGAGCTGCTAAAGTTATACTATGCCCGGGTATAGCAGTTACCTTACCCTCCTTAGTATATTTTCCTATTCTTGGACCAAGAAGATATGCTCCTATTAAAGCACACCATCCTCCTACAGAATGTACTACTGTAGAACCTGCAAAATCTATAAATCCAAGCTTAGAAAGCCAACCTCCACCCCAAGCCCAATGGCCCACTACGGGATAAATTATTAAAGAAATAATCGCACTATATATACAGTAAGCTATAAATTTTGTTCTCTCTGCCATAGCTCCTGAGACTATAGTTGCAGCAGTACCTGCAAATACCGTTTGAAAAATCAAAAAAGACATTAAAGGAATAGTTAAACCAAGATGTTCAAAAGAACCAAGTAAACCGAATCCAGATATACCAATCAACCCATTCCAATCTTTACCAAACATAAAACCAAAACCTATAAGCCAGAAAACAACAGAGCCTATAGCAAAGTCCATCAAGTTTTTCATAACAATATTACTCGCATTCTTAGATCTAGTAAAGCCTGCTTCTACCATAGCAAAACCAGCCTGCATAAAAAACACTAAAAAAGCTGAAAGTAGAACCCAAATATTATCCACTGCTACAGTTACATCTTCAATTTTTACATCTTCCCCATATGCTAAATTCAATAGTAGAGTAAATAACAAACTAATAAAAAAACTTTTTCTAATCTTTACCCACATTGAAATTCACCTCCTTATAAAAAATAAAAAAATAAAAATAATCTTTCACCTCCTTCGCCATTGAAATTTTTAAGGGTTCCCAAAATTAAGTTTGTAATTTTTATATCATAAAAAAATTTATAAGTCAATAACTATTTTTTTAAAAGGCTTACGGCAAGTATTTACCGACTATAGGATAAAAATAAAATAAAAACATAAAAAAATCTCAAATTAAATTATTCTTATTAGTACCATTAAAAAGGGCATAACTATTATACTTAGAATAGTAGTATAAGTTATCATTTTTACTGCAAATTCATAATCCCCATCATAAATTCTTGCAACAATAGCGGAATTTACCATAGCAGGCATTGCAGACATAATTATAAAAACATCCCTCATTAATTTGGGAAGAGGAATTATTAAACTTAAAAGTATAACAAGAGCAGGAGATATAATAAATCTTCCAAGAAAAGTTAAAATTGTATCCTTTTCAATATTAAATTTCTTAAATCCCATTTCATGAATGATAATGCCTACATAAAATAAAGAAAGAGGAATGGTAAGATTTCCTATTAATTTAAAACTCTCAAATATAAATTTGGGAATTTTTATGTCTAAAAAAATAAGAAAGATTCCAAAAAGAAATCCAAAAAAAGGAGGATTAAATATTTTTCTTATATTTTTCCAAAGTTTCTCCCTTTCCTTTTGAACATCTGTAGAAATTCCATAGATACCAAGAGTCCACCAAATTGTCGTATTTGCCATGTAATAAAGAAGAGTATAAGGAGTTGCAATTTCCCCAAAAAGAGCTTGGGACATGGGAAGTCCTATAAATATACTATTTGATAAAGAAAATATTCCAGAGAATAGTCCTCTTCTTTCTTTTTTTATATTAAATAACATGCTTAATAGATATCCCATAAGATAAGCCAGAAGAATAGATAAAAAAGGAACAATTAATCCTTTTGAGGAATTTAAAAGATCTTCTTTAGTAAAAAATAAGTTCATATTTACAAGAATACTAAAAGGAAGAGATAAATTTAGCACTATTTGGGCATATAAATCCGCTGTATTATTATTAAACCACCCTCTGTAAGAAAGGTAATAGCCAATCGCTATTACAATTATAACTTCTAATACTGCCTGAAATGCAGAAAGAAATGTTTCCATGAAAACCTCCACTTTTTTAAAATAAAAATACCATAAAATAGGTTAAAAATAAAATAAAAGAAAAGAAGGCAAGGTTTTCCTTGCCCTCTTATCTATTGGGGTAAACAAAAATATGGGTTATCCCACTTAATGAATTTTTATCTACATGTACATTTCTTTTGCTTTTAATTTTTAAGATTGGATTTTCATTTACTACTTTTTTTGATTGATTTTTTTTCTCAATAGATAGAATGATCTTTAGATATCCGAGTCTTAATTCCATCTTTTCACCTCCTATATATTAGAAAATTTTTTTGCAATGGAAAAATATAAAACTTAGAGTTAACTCCATGTCAAGAGGTTTCTATAAGATTTATTTTAGTTAAGAACAAATGAGAAAAGGGGAGAGTAATTTTACTCCCCTAAATATTCTCTAACAAGCTTTACATTTTCTCTTATAAGATCGGGAATGGGAAGTTTATAGGGACATCTTGGAAGACAATTGCCACATCTTGTACAATTTTGAGCTTTGAGATAAGCATCATAGAACCATCCACTACTTATATTATCTTTTGATAATCTTTTTATAAAGGAATCTGCCCTAATAATTATTGAAATAGGTATTTCTTGGGGACAAGGCTGACAATAATCACACCTTCTACAGAAGGTAGGCCCAAGTTCTGCTTTTGTTTTCTCAATCTCCTCCCATTCTTCAGGAGTCAATGGAGAAAGCTCTAAAGCAATTTTCACATTTTCTTCTACCTCTTCTATAGTTTCCATCCCTGGATCTGGAATTACAAATTCCTTCTGCAAAGCAAATTTTAAGGCAAGTCTTGGATTGGGAAAAACTCCTCCCCCCATAGGTTTCATAGCAATGATTCCTATATCTTTTTCAAGAGCCATGGGAAAAATTTTTTCTTCCACCTTTGTTTCTATAAAGTTATAACATAATTGAACTACATCGAATTTATCTGTCGCAATTAGTTCTTCCAAAAGATCGGTACTATGACTTGATACTGCAATAAAATCTATAAGTCCCTCTTCCTTTGCCCTTAAAAGTCCATAATAGGCACCATCAGGAGAGAAAACTTTATTAAAGCTTTCTTTATCATTTATTCCATGGAGATGATAAATATCAATCTTTTCTACCCCTAAATTTTTTAAACTGATTTTTACATCTTCGTATATTCCATCCTTTGTTCTATTGGGAGATTTTGTAGAAATATATACTTTTTTATCAATCCCTTTTAATGCCTTTCCAATTTTAATTTCACTATCTCTATATCCCCTTGCAGTATCAATTAAATTGATCCCAAGCTCTATAGCTCTTCTTACCACTTTTACTGCTTCCTCTTCTTCTATCCTTTGAATGGGTATTCCTCCAAAAGCTATAGGAAAAACTTCAATATTTGTTCTGCCAAGTCTTCTGTATTTCATACCATACCTCCTATTCTTAAGTTATTTCCCATTAATAATAGAAAAAATTTTTAATTAGGACAAGCTAAATCATCTCTGAAGAAGAGAAAAAATAAAACGTAAGCCCAAAAGAATAATAAGGAATCCACATGCCTTTCTAAACAATTCAAAGATTCTTGGATTTTTAAAAATAAAAGGAGGAAGAACACTTAATGCTGTCCCCAAGAGAAACAATGGTACCATAAAAGAGGATCCCAATCCGAAAAAGAAACCATAGAAAGCACCTTCCCAGGGGCTTTCTACATTAAAGGCTATATAAGTTAGAATACTCAATAAAGGAGCACAGGGAAAGGCAATACCTAGGAAAAAACCTAATAAAGCAGGGGGAAGAATATTTCTTTTTATAATATGATTAAAAAGTATTTTATAAAGATTAAAAGAAGGCTCCTTTCTCCAAATCATAAAAATTCCTGTGATAATAGTAAAAATACCCATTCCCAGTATAAGTAAACTATGAAATATTTCCATCTGAAGGATATTGAGGATAAAAACTCCCATCAAGCCTGACAAAAATCCTAATAAAATATAGCTTAACAATCGAAAAAGGGAAAATATTAGGATAATTCTTAGCCCTTTCTTTAATCCCTT
This DNA window, taken from Dictyoglomus sp., encodes the following:
- a CDS encoding DUF86 domain-containing protein, with the translated sequence MMILRGYADFKYDYDKFIEELYDLSQISDKKLTAACESLLRRTLEAIFDIGRHILAKSGYVDMGIVDSEIGNKLKEMAGYRKRCGSSLYLNFCQLKA
- a CDS encoding glutamine synthetase family protein is translated as MTRDFPKTKEEVLKFVKEENVKFIEIWFTDILGFLKSFTITPRELEKAFEEGLGFDGSSVRGYTRIEESDMVAFPEPETFAILPWRKDVKAARMFATIKEPDGRPFEGDPRNVLKNVLRKAKEKGFTYYVGPELEFFYLKSSEKPEVLDWGGYFDLIPRDEAIDLRNQTVTMLEEMGIKVEFTHHEVAPSQHEIDFRYQDALTMADIVMTARLVIKEVAYLNGVYATFMPKPIYGQNGSGMHVHMSLFKDGRNAFFDANDKYHLSKTAKGFIAGLLKHAREITLVTNQWVNSYKRLVPGYEAPVYISWAMRNRSDLIRVPLYKPGKEEATRIEYRAPDPACNPYLAFAVLLTAGLEGIEKGYELPEPIEENVYHMSEEEREKRGIKSLPGSLIEAIELAENSEVVKKALGEHVFTNFIENKKIEWNNYRRHVTDFEIETYLPIL
- a CDS encoding P-II family nitrogen regulator; the encoded protein is MKKIECIIRPEKLEEVKEALNSIGIKGMTVTQVFGCGFQKGRTEFYRGVEVSINLLPKVKIEMVVPDSEVEKVVDIVVNFARSGNIGDGKIFIYNIEDAIRIRTGERGDKAIF
- a CDS encoding ammonium transporter encodes the protein MWVKIRKSFFISLLFTLLLNLAYGEDVKIEDVTVAVDNIWVLLSAFLVFFMQAGFAMVEAGFTRSKNASNIVMKNLMDFAIGSVVFWLIGFGFMFGKDWNGLIGISGFGLLGSFEHLGLTIPLMSFLIFQTVFAGTAATIVSGAMAERTKFIAYCIYSAIISLIIYPVVGHWAWGGGWLSKLGFIDFAGSTVVHSVGGWCALIGAYLLGPRIGKYTKEGKVTAIPGHSITLAALGVFILWFGWFGFNPGSTLSGMNKAIGKIAVNTNIAAAMGANLAMIFTWIKYKKPDVSMTLNGALAGLVAITAGCASVNIWGSALIGGLAGLLVVLSVEYLDQKVKIDDPVGAISVHGVCGAFGTIMVGFLAEETGLLYGGGLKQLIVQVSGVLSVFLWTSVTAYILFSIIKKTVGLRVSEKEEVEGLDIAEHGSVAYGDFVVKSSLVK
- a CDS encoding AEC family transporter; amino-acid sequence: METFLSAFQAVLEVIIVIAIGYYLSYRGWFNNNTADLYAQIVLNLSLPFSILVNMNLFFTKEDLLNSSKGLIVPFLSILLAYLMGYLLSMLFNIKKERRGLFSGIFSLSNSIFIGLPMSQALFGEIATPYTLLYYMANTTIWWTLGIYGISTDVQKEREKLWKNIRKIFNPPFFGFLFGIFLIFLDIKIPKFIFESFKLIGNLTIPLSLFYVGIIIHEMGFKKFNIEKDTILTFLGRFIISPALVILLSLIIPLPKLMRDVFIIMSAMPAMVNSAIVARIYDGDYEFAVKMITYTTILSIIVMPFLMVLIRII
- a CDS encoding aldo/keto reductase, which produces MKYRRLGRTNIEVFPIAFGGIPIQRIEEEEAVKVVRRAIELGINLIDTARGYRDSEIKIGKALKGIDKKVYISTKSPNRTKDGIYEDVKISLKNLGVEKIDIYHLHGINDKESFNKVFSPDGAYYGLLRAKEEGLIDFIAVSSHSTDLLEELIATDKFDVVQLCYNFIETKVEEKIFPMALEKDIGIIAMKPMGGGVFPNPRLALKFALQKEFVIPDPGMETIEEVEENVKIALELSPLTPEEWEEIEKTKAELGPTFCRRCDYCQPCPQEIPISIIIRADSFIKRLSKDNISSGWFYDAYLKAQNCTRCGNCLPRCPYKLPIPDLIRENVKLVREYLGE
- a CDS encoding sulfite exporter TauE/SafE family protein, producing the protein MEKNIPLELFITGLSLSFSYCSISCTPPLLFYIAGNVKGLKKGLRIILIFSLFRLLSYILLGFLSGLMGVFILNILQMEIFHSLLILGMGIFTIITGIFMIWRKEPSFNLYKILFNHIIKRNILPPALLGFFLGIAFPCAPLLSILTYIAFNVESPWEGAFYGFFFGLGSSFMVPLFLLGTALSVLPPFIFKNPRIFELFRKACGFLIILLGLRFIFSLLQR